The DNA window TGATTCAAAACCCCAAGCTGGCGCTGCTGCAGGCCTGGCTGGCGCAGAGCCAGCACCGCTACAGTGAGGTCAACACCCTGCTGGAGCGCGCCGAGCGCACCATGCGCGAACAGAAAATCGAGATAGACCAAACGCTGCACGCCGAGTTCGACGCCTTGCGCGCCCAGGTGGCGATCAACGCCGGCAAACCGGAAGAAGCCGAACGGCTGGCGACCGAAGCGTTGAAATTCCTGCCGCTGTCGAGCTATTACAGCCGCATCGTCGCCACCTCGGTGACCGGCGAAGTACACCACTGCAAGGGCGAACTGGCGCGCGCGCTGCCGATGATGCAGCAGACCGAGCAGATGGCGCGACGCCATCAGGCGAACCATTACGCGCTCTGGGCGCTGCTGCAGCAGAGCGAAATTCTTATCGCCCAAGGCTTTCTGCAGGCCGCTTACGAAACCCAGGACAAGGCGTTCGAACTGATCCGCGAGCAGCACCTGGAACAGCTGCCGATGCACGAGTTCCTGCTGCGCATCCGCGCGCAGATCCTGTGGTCGTGGTCGCGGCTGGACGAGGCTGAAGACGCGGCGCGCAGCGGGTTGAAAATCCTGGCGAACTACCAGCCGCAACAGCAGCTGCAGTGCATTGCCATGTTAGCCAAATGCTCGCTGGCGCGCGGCGATCTGGACAACGCCAACACCCACCTGCAGCGCTGCGAAACCTTGCTGCACGGCGCCCACTACCATCGCGACTGGCTGACCAATACCGACAAATCGCGGGTGATCCACTGGCAGATGACCGGCGACACCGCCGCCGCCGCCCAGTGGCTGCGCCACACCGAAAAACCCGGCATGGCGGACAACCACTTCACGCAGGGCCAATGGCGCAACATCGCGCGGGTGCAGATCCTGCTCGGCCAGTATGAAGAGGCAGGGGTGGTGCTGGATGAACTGAACGAAAACGCTCGCCGCTTGCGACTGGTGAGCGATCTCAACCGCAACCTGCTGCTCAGCAACCAGCTTTACTGGCTGCAAGAGCGCAAAGGCGAAGCGCAGCAGGCGTTGATCGAAGCGCTGTCGCTGGCCAACCGCACCGGCTTTATCAGCCACTTCGTCATCGAGGGCGAAGCGATGGCGCAGCAACTGCGTCAGCTGATCCAGCTCAACACGCTGCCGGAGCTGGAGCAGCATCGCGCCCAGCGCATCCTGCGCGACATCAACCAGCATCATCGGCACAAGTTCGCGCATTTTGACGAGAACTTCGTCGATAAACTGCTGACCCATCCGCAGGTGCCGGAACTTATCCGCACCAGCCCGCTGACCCAACGCGAATGGCAGGTGCTGGGGCTGATCTATTCCGGTTACAGCAACGACCAGATCGCCGGCGAGTTGGACGTGGCGGCCACCACCATCAAGACGCATATCCGCAATCTGTACCAGAAACTGGGCGTGGCCCATCGCCAGGAAGCGGTGCAGCAGGCGCAGCAGCTGTTGAAGATGATGGGGTACGGTGCTTAAAAACCCTGATATCCCTCTGGTCTTAAACGCCGCAGAGTTGGTTACAATAGCGGCGTCCCCCAATAACGAGGCAGTCAGCAGTATGGAACAGTTCGAAGCGATCAACGTTGAGCAGGCCTACGCCCGCTGGAAAGAAGGCAGCGCCGCCCTGGTCGACATCCGCGATCCGCAAAGTTTTGAAGCCGGGCATACGCCGGGCGCCTTTCACCTCACCAACGCCACCCTGTCGGCTTTCATGCAGCAAAACGACTTCGAGCGGCCGGTGATGGTGATGTGCTACCACGGCAACAGCAGCCGCAGCGCGGCGCAATACCTGCTGCACCAGGGGTTCGACGCGGTCTACAGCATCGATGGCGGCTTCGAGGCCTGGGTCCGTCAGTATCCGCAAGACGTGGAAACCTCCGCCTGATTCCCTCCGCCCGCCGTGCATCGGCGGGCTTCCCCTGCGTTTTTGTGAGCGTTTTCGCGGGTTTTTCGCAGATCCGTTTGCCAGCGCTCAGGATTTCGACGTTATAATCGGCCGTCAGGGTCGCCGGCGCGCAAGCCGCGGCCAAAATCATTCACTTACGACGGAAGAGCAATGGTTAGAGTAATCGCCATATCCAACCCGCGCCTGGCGCTGGCCTTTGTCGACTATATGGCGACCCAGGGCATCCGGCTTGAGCTGCGCAACAGCGGCGAAGCGGCGGAAATCTGGTTGGCCGACGACGGCCACCTCGAGCAGGTGCAACACGAGCTGCAGCAGTTTCTGGCCGATCCGCTCAACCGCCGTTATCAGGCAGCCAGCTGGCAGACCGGCCATACCGACGCCGGCCTGCATTATCAGAGCGAATCCTACCTGCACACCCTGCGCAGCAAGGCCGGGCCGCTGACGCTCGGCGTGATGGTGCTGTGCATCGCGGTCTATATCCTGATGCAGGTGCTGGGCGACGACACCGTGATGTACTGGCTTTCCTGGCCGCAAGACAGCAGCCAGTATTTACAGCTGTGGCGCTGGATCAGCCATGCATTCCTGCATTTCTCCCTGCTGCATATTCTGTTTAACCTGATGTGGTGGTGGTATCTCGGCGGCCAGATGGAAAAACGCCTCGGCGCCGGCAAGCTGTTCGTGCTGGCGGTGGTGTCGGCCTTCTTCAGCGGCTGGGCGCAATCGCTGTTCAGCGGCGCGCTGTTCGGCGGGCTGTCGGGCGTGGTCTATGCGCTGATGGGCTATGTCTGGCTCTCGGGCGAACGGGCGCCGGAGCGCGGCCTGATGCTGCCGCGCGGCCTGATGGCGTTCTCGGTGCTGTGGCTGGTGGCCGGATATTTCGATATGTTAGGAATGTCGATCGCCAACGCGGCACACGTAGCCGGTTTAGTGTTAGGGTTATTGATGGCATTTTGGGATACGCGTCATCGCGCACACAACGAACAATAACAGCCGGGAGCTATGCCCCAGCGGCATAGCGGGCGTTTTAGGGGATTATCGTGAAGCAAACACAGCGTCATGACGCAATTATCGAGCTGGTGCGCCTGCAGGGTTACGTCAGCACGGAAGAGCTGGTCGAACATTTTGACGTCAGCCCGCAAACGATTCGCCGCGATTTGAATGACCTGGCCGACCAGAACAAGATCCAGCGTCACCACGGCGGCGCGGCGCTGCCTTCCAGCTCGGTCAACGCTGCCTATAACGATCGCAAGGTGATGTGGTCGGAAGAGAAAGCCCGCATCGCGCAGCGCGTCGCCAGCCAAATCCCGGATGGCGCCACGCTGTTCATCGATATCGGCACCACGCCGGAGGCGGTGGCCCATGCGCTGATGAACCACAAGAACCTGCGCGTGGTCACCAACAACCTCAACGTCGCCACCCTGCTGACCGCCAAGGAAGATTTCCGCCTGATCCTGGCCGGCGGTGAAGTGCGCACCCGCGACGGCGGCATCATGGGCGAAGCCACCCTGGACTTCATCTCCCAATTCCGCCTCGATTACGGCATTCTCGGCATCAGCGGTATCGATATGGACGGCTCGCTGCTCGAATTCGACTATCACGAAGTGCGCACCAAACGCGCGATTATCGAAAATTCCCGCTGTGTGATGCTGGTGACCGACCACTCCAAATTCGGCCGCAACGCCATGGTCAACCTGGGCAACATGAACCTGATCGACTACCTGTTTACCGATCAGTTACCGCCGCCGAGCGTGATGAAAATCATCGAGCAGTACGACGTGCAGCTGGAGCTGTGCTGATCCGGTCTTAACCTGCGGGGCGCACCGCCGCCCCGTTTCACGCCCCTCTACTCGCCTTGCCCAGCGCCGCCCGCGCGCCCGTGCCATATCCACATCAATTATGTGACTATCATCACCAAACTGTTACCTCTATCACGCCTAAATGTTTTTGTTTGGTTAACTCTTGGCTTGCTTGTTGGTTTTTGATTACAATCATGAGCGAAAACGAACATGAAAGAGCTATTTCGAACATCTGGAGGAAGATGACGTGGAAACCAAAGACTTGATCGTTATCGGTGGCGGCATCAACGGTGCCGGCATCGCGGCGGATGCTGCCGGGCGCGGGCTGTCGGTACTGCTACTGGAAGCGCAAGACTTGGCCTGTGCTACGTCTTCCGCCAGTTCCAAACTGATCCACGGTGGCCTGCGCTACCTGGAACACTACGAATTCCGTCTGGTAAGCGAAGCGCTGGCCGAGCGTGAAGTGCTGCTGAAGCTGGCGCCGCACATCGCGTTCCCGATGCGTTTCCGCCTGCCGCACCAGCCGCACCTGCGTCCGGCCTGGATGATCCGCATCGGCCTGTTCCTGTACGATCACCTGGGCAAACGCACCAGCCTGCCGGGCAGCAAGGGCTTGCGCTTTGGACCAGAGTCGGTGCTGAAGCCTGAACTGAAGCGCGGTTTCGAATATTCCGACTGCTGGGTTGACGATGCTCGCCTGGTGGTGCTGAACGCGCAGGAAGTGGAAAAACGCGGCGGCGAAGTGCGCACCCGCACCAAAGTGACCCGCGCATGGCGTGAAAACGGCCTGTGGATGGTGGAAGCGGTCGATATCGACAGCGGCAAAACCTTCACCTGGCGCGCCAAAGGCCTGGTGAACGCCACCGGCCCGTGGGTGAAAAACTTCTTCGACGACGGCCTGAAGCTGAAATCGCCTTACGGCATCCGCCTGATCAAAGGCAGCCACATCGTGGTACCGCGCGTGCACGATCAGCCGCAGTCTTACATTCTGCAGAACGAAGACCACCGCATCGTGTTCGTGATCCCGTGGAATGACGAGTTCTCCATCATCGGCACCACTGACGTGGAGTACAAAGGCGATCCGAAAGACGTGAAGATCGACGAGAACGAAATCGCTTATCTGCTGAAAGTGTACAACGACCACTTCAAGAAGCAGCTGGGCCGCGACGACATCGTCTGGACCTATTCCGGCGTGCGTCCGCTGTGCGATGACGAATCCGACTCACCGCAGGCGATCACCCGCGATTACACGCTGGACGTGCACGACGAACAAGGCAAGGCGCCGCTGCTGTCGGTCTTCGGCGGCAAGCTGACCACCTACCGCAAGCTGGCCGAACATGCGATGGAAAAACTGGCGCATTACTACCCAGGCTGCGGCCCGGCGTGGACCAAAAACGCCACGCTGCCGGGCGGTGACATCGACGGCGACCGCGACAGCTACGCGGCCAAACTGCGCCGCGCGCACGGCTGGCTGCCGGAAGCCCTGGCGCGTCGCTATGCCCGCACCTACGGCAGCCAGAGCGAGCTGATCCTGGCCGGCGCTAATGGCCTCGCCGATCTGGGCGAAGATTTCGGCCACGGTCTGTATGAAGCCGAGCTGCGTTACCTGACCGAGAAAGAGTGGGTCGTAGAACTGGACGACGCTATCTGGCGCCGCACCAAGCTGGGCATGTGGCTGGACGAGGCGCAGCAGGCGCGCGTGAAAGCCTGGCTGGCGGAACACGCGAAAACGAAAGCGCTGTCTCTGGCTTCCTGAGCCGCAGCGTCACAAAAAAGGGCCGGTTATCCGGCCCTTTTCTTTTGCTCTCACGCTTTACAGTTTCACCGGCTGAATGTGCCAGATTTCATCCGCGTACTCCTGAATGGTGCGATCGGATGAGAAGTAGCCCATATTGGCGATATTCAGCACCGCACGCCGCGTCCACTCGTCCTGATTGAGATACACCTCGTCCACCTTGTCCTGCGTGTCCACATAGCTGCGGTAATCCGCCAACAGCTGATAGTGGTCGCCGAGGTTCACCAATGAGTCGAACAAATTGCCATAGCGTTTCGGCTCCTCCGGGCTGAACACGCCGGTGGCGATCTGCGTCAGCGCCTGATGCAGCTCAGGGTCTTGCTCATAGTACTGGCGCGGGTTGTAACCGTTGCGGCGCAGTTCCTCGACCTGCTCGGCGGTATTGCCGAAGATAAAGATGTTCTCCTCCCCCACATGCTCGCGCATCTCGACGTTGGCGCCGTCCAGCGTACCGATGGTCAGCGCGCCGTTCAGCGCGAACTTCATGTTGCTGGTGCCCGAGGCTTCGGTGCCCGCCAGCGAGATCTGTTCCGACAGATCCGCCGCCGGAATGATGATCTGCGCCAGGCTGACGCCGTAGTTCGGAATGAACACCACCTTCAGCTGGGTATGCACGCGCGGATCGTTGTTGATCACTTTGGCCACGTCGTTGATCAAGCGGATAATTTGTTTGGCGGCATAGTAGGCCGAGGCAGCCTTACCGGCGAAGATCACCACCCGCGGCACGCGCTCGATTTCCGGATCGTCCAGCAAACGGTTATACAGCGTGATGACGTGCAGCACGTTGAGCAACTGGCGTTTGTACTCGTGGATACGCTTGATCTGCACGTCGAACAGCGCATCCGGATTGACCACCACGTTGAGCGTTTTGGCGATATGCAGCGCCAACCGCTCCTTGTTCTGCCGCTTGGCGCGCTGCACCGCCTGCAGGAAGCTCGGGTAATCGATGTTGGCTTTGATCTCGCTCAGTTGGCTGAGATCGGTGCGCCAATTATGGCCGATGCAGTCGTCCAGCACCGTCGCCAGCGGCGGGTTGGCCAGCGCCAGCCAACGGCGCGGCGTCACCCCGTTGGTTTTGTTGCAGAAACGATTGGGGAACAGCCGGGCGAAGTCGGCGAACAGCGACTGCACCATCAGTTCGGAATGCAGGGCGGAAACGCCGTTGACCTTATGGCTGGCCACTACCGCCAGCCACGCCATGCGCACCCGGCGGCCGTTGGTTTCGTCGATGATCGAGACGCGCGCCAGCAGATCGTTGTCGCCCGGCGCCACTTCCTGCACCATCTTGAGGAAGTGATCGTTGATTTCGAAAATCAGCTGCAGATGGCGCGGCAGGATGCGGCCCAGCATATCCACCGGCCAGGTCTCCAGCGCCTCGCTCATCAACGTGTGATTGGTGTAAGAGAACACCTGCTCCACCACTTCCCAGGCGTCGAGCCACTGGAATTTGTGTTCGTCGATCAGCCGGTGCATCAGCTCGGGAATCGACAGCACCGGGTGGGTGTCGTTGAGGTGAATGGCGATCTTGTCCGCCAGGTTGTCGAAGGTTTTGTGCATCAGCCAATGGCGGTTGAGAATATCCTGCACCGTGGCCGACACCAGGAAATACTCCTGCCGCAGCCGCAGCTCTCGCCCGGAAGAGGTCGAGTCGTCCGGATACAACACGCGCGACACGTTTTCCGAGTGGTTTTTATCTTCCACCGCCGCGAAGTAGTCGCCCTGGTTGAATTTGCCGAGGTTGATCTCGTTACTGGCCTGCGCGCTCCACAGCCGCAGGGTGTTGGTGGCGTCGGTGTCGAAACCGGGGATTACCTGATCGTAGGCGATGGCCACGATCTCTTCGGTCTCCAACCAGCGCGCCTTGGCGCCCTCCTGCTGCACGCGGCCGCCGAAGCGCACCTTGTAGCGGGTGTTGTGGCGCGGAAACTCCCACGGATTGCCGTATTCCAGCCAGTAGTCGGGCGATTCCATCTGCTGCCCGTTGACGATGTTTTGCTTGAACATGCCGTATTCGTAGCGAATGCCATAGCCGCGCCCCGGCAGCGCCAGCGTCGCCAGCGAATCGAGGAAGCAGGCCGCCAGGCGTCCCAGACCGCCGTTGCCGAGGCCGGGGTCGTTCTCTTCTTCCAGCAGTTCCGCCAAACTCAGGCCCATTTCGTTCAGCGCGTTGTCGATGTCCTGATAGATGCCCATCGACAGCAGCGCGTTCGACAGGGTGCGGCCGATCAGGAACTCCATCGACAGGTAATACACCTGCCGCACGTCTTGCGACAGCTGGGCGCGGTTGGAGCGCAGCCAGCGCTCCACCATGCGATCGCGCACCGCGAACAGCACGGCGTTCAGCCAGTCGTGCCGGTTGGCGATGGCCGGATCCTTGCCGACGATAAACATCAGCTTATAGGCGATGGAGTGTTTCAGCGCTTCCACACTGACCGTAGGTGAGGTGTAACTAAACGGTGAAGTCATGGCTTTTTAATCCCTTGTAGGGAGCCCAGCCATCCGCCGCGGAATAGCTGGCCCCGCTGAACATGGACGCGGCACGCCGCGCCCCGACAATCAACCCAAACGGCTGCCCGCCGCGCGTCAACCCGAGACGCGAAACGCGGGCTACAAGCGTTGATAAAGCGACAGATACTCTTTCGCCGCCACCGGCCAGCCGAAGTCCACGCTCATGGCGTGACGCTGAACGTGGCGCCAATGTTTCGGCCGGCTCCACAGCACCATGGCGCGGCGAATGGCATTGCCGAGCGCGACGGCGTCGCAATCGTCGAACACGAATCCGCTGGCGGTGCCGTCGGCCAGGTTTTCCAGCGCGCAGTCCACCACCGTGTCCGCCAGCCCGCCGGTGCGGCGCACCAGCGGCAGCGTGCCGTATTTCAGGCCGTAGAGCTGCGTCAGCCCACAGGGCTCGAAGCGGCTCGGCACCAGAATCACGTCGGCGCCGCCGATGATGCGGTGGGAGAAGGATTCGTGGTAACCAATCTGCACGCCAACCTGTTCAGGATAGTCGGCGGCGGCGGCCAGAAACGCCTGTTGCAGCACCGCGTCGCCGGCGCCCAGCAGCGCCAGCTGCCCGCCCTGCGCCAGCAGTTCGGGCAACGCCTGCAACACCAGGTCCAGGCCTTTCTGGCTGGTCAAACGGCTCACCACCGCGAATACCGGCAGCGATTCGTCCACCTTCAGCCCCATGGTCTTTTGCAGATGCAGCTTGTTTTTGACCTTGCTTTTCAGATCGTCGGCGTCATAGCGGGCGGTCAGCCGCGGATCGTGGGCCGGATGCCAAATCTTGTCGTCGACGCCATTGAGGATACCGCTCAACCTGCCCTGCCGCTGCCGCTCCTGCAGCAGCCCCTCCATGCCGTAGCCGAACTCCGGCCGGGTGATTTCGCGCGCATAGGTCGGGCTGACGGCGGTCACGTGGTCGGCATAAAACAGCCCGGCCTTGAGGAACGACATCTGGCCGTAGAACTCCAGGCCGTAGACGTCGTAAAACGACGCCGGCAGCCACAGTTCGGTCACGTGATGGGCGGAGAACAGGCCCTGATAGGCCAGGTTATGCACCGTGAACACCGAACGTGCCGGATGGCCGTTGGCGGCCAGATAGGCGCAGGTCAGGCCGGCGTGCCAGTCATGGGCATGCACCAGCTGCGGGCGCCAGTAGCGGTCCAGCCCCTTGGCCAGCTCGCAGGCCATCCAACCCAGCAACGCAAAGCGGCGGTGGTTGTCGGGGTAGGCGTACATGGATTGATCGTGGTACGGGCTGCCCGGCCGGTCATACAGCCAGGGCGCGTCGATCAGATAAATGCCCACGCCATGGTAGGTGCCGTAGCGCAGGCCAACGCGGCCGGCGAACGAGTCGATTTCCGCCACCAGCACGGTGTCCGGAATGCCGTTGCGTACGTCAGGGAAAGCGGGCAATAGCACCCGAACATCGGCGCCTTCGGCGATTTGCGCCGCCGGCAGTGCGCCAACCACGTCTGCGAGCCCCCCTGTTTTCAGCAGGGGGAACATTTCAGAACATACGTGTAAGACCTGCATTATCACTCCTGAAAGTCGGCCGAAGGCCTCTGGATAAGAAATAAAGCAGGCTTGCCGCTGTTATGCGTGCCGCGTTGCGCAAGCCATCGAACCGTTCATCGGGTGGCAGGCTATCGTTCCGCCACCCACGTTAACTCACAATTTTGACAACATTTCGCGCGTCACCAGCACGATGCCGCCTTCCGAGCGATAAAAACGCTTGCTGTCCTCATCGGCGTTTTCCCCGATCACCATGCCTTCCGGAATATGGCAGGCGCGGTCGATGATGCAGCGCCGCAGGCGGCAGGAACGGCCGACGTTCACGTCCGGCAACAATACGGTAGAGTCGATGGTGCAGAACGAGTTCACTCGCACACGCGGGAACAGCACCGAATGCACCACCACCGATCCGGACACGATGCAGCCGCCGGACACCAGCGAGTTCATGGTCATGCCGTGGCTGCCGGAGCGATCCTGCACGAACTTGGCCGGTGGCAGCGGCTCCATGTGGGTGCGGATCGGCCAGGCGCGGTCATACATGTCCAGCTCCGGCGTCACCGACGCCAGATCGAGGTTAGCGCGCCAGTAGGCGTCCAGCGTACCCACGTCGCGCCAGTAAGGCGGCAGGTCGGGGTTGGACGTCACGCAGGACAAGGTAAACGGATGCGCCCACGCCGCCTGCTGCGCGGTGATTTTCGGGATCAGATCCTTGCCGAAATCGTGGCTGGAACCGGGGGTCGACATATCCTCTTCCAGCAATTGGAACAGATAGGCGGCATTAAAAATATAGATGCCCATGCTGGCCAGCGACATATCCGGGTTACCCGGCATCGCCGGTGGATCGGCGGGCTTTTCCAGAAACTCGATGATGCGGTCGCTTTCATCCACCTTCATCACGCCGAATTCGCTGGCTTCGCTGCGCGGCACCGGCAGACAGGCCACGGTGCACTGAGCGCCCTTCTCGACGTGATCGATCAGCATGCGCGAGTAATCCATCTTGTAGATGTGATCGCCCGCCAGGATCACCACGTATTCGGCTTCATAACGGCGAATGATGTCCAGGTTCTGGTACACCGCGTCGGCGGTGCCCTTGTACCAATGTTCGGTGCTGAGGCGCTGCTGAGCCGGCAGCAGATCGACGAACTCATTCATCTCCTCGTTAAGGAACGACCAGCCGCGCTGAATGTGCTGCACCAGCGTGTGCGACTGGTATTGCGTGATCACGCCGATGCGGCGAATGCCGGAGTTCAGGCAGTTCGACAAGGCGAAATCGATGATGCGGAACTTGCCGCCAAAGTGGACGGCGGGCTTGGCGCGGGTGGAGGTCAAATCTTTCAGACGTGAGCCGCGGCCGCCGGCCAGGATCAGCGCTACGGATTTAATCGGCAGCTGGCGCGCCAACATCAGAGGGTCTTTATTTTCAAACCTAACCATAGCGGACTCCTTTTATTATTTCTGTACCAGTACGCAAACCGAGCGCGCGGCCTGGTGCCAGGCGGGTAATACCGCCCGTGAGTCTTCCTGAGTGAACGGGGCGACAACCTGCCAATCGCCTTCCGGCAGCCTCATCTCCGTCGTTTGCGGCGTGGCGTTGACCAGCACCAACCAGCGCTGCGACAGCAGGATCTGCATGAGCAGCTCGCCCTGCTCCCACTGCTGCGCGTCGAGCGGCTGGCCTTGCGCGTTCAGCCACTGCACGCTGCCGTCATCCTGCCGCCACCAGCGATCCTGCTGCAGAGCGGGGATCTGGCGGCGCAGCGCGATCAGCGCCGCGACGTAATCGGTCAGCGCATCGTCCGCCGTGGCCCAATCGAGCCAGGTGGTGGCGTTGTCCTGACAATAGGCGTTGTTGTTCCCCTGCTGGCTGTGTCCCTGTTCATCGCCGGCCAGCAGCATCGGCGTGCCCTGGGACAACAACAGCGTGGCGAGCATCGCCCGCTGGCTGGCCCTGCGGCGTTGCACAATGGCGTCATCGGCGACCAGGCCTTCCACGCCGTGGTTGTTGCTGAAATTGCGATCGCTGCCGTCGCGGTTGCCTTCGCCGTTCAGCTGGTTGTGTTTCTCGTTGAAGCTGACCACGTCTTGCAGAGTAAAACCGTCATGGGCGGTCAGCATGTTGACGGTGGCGTAAGGCGCTCGCCCGCGCTGATCGTACAGATCGCTGGAAGCGGCAAAACGCCGGGCGAATTGGCCGAGCGATACGCCGTTCTGCAGCCAGAAGCGGCGCATGTCATCGCGGTAATGGTCGTTCCATTCGGCGAAACGCCCGGGAAACGCCCCCACCTGATAACCGCCGGGGCCAACATCCCAGGGTTCGGCGATCAGCTTGCAGCGCGACAGCAGGTCGTCCGCCAGCATCGCCTGAAACAGCGGCGCATCGCGATCGAACCCCGGGGTGCGGCCCAGCACGCTGCCCAGATCGAAGCGGAAGCCGTCAATGTGACACTCGCGCACCCAAAAATGCAGGCAATCCATCACCCAGGCCACGCCCTGCGGCTGATCCAACCGCAGGGTGTTGCCGCAGCCGGTGTCGTTGACGTAGTCCCCTTC is part of the Serratia surfactantfaciens genome and encodes:
- the glgC gene encoding glucose-1-phosphate adenylyltransferase; translated protein: MVRFENKDPLMLARQLPIKSVALILAGGRGSRLKDLTSTRAKPAVHFGGKFRIIDFALSNCLNSGIRRIGVITQYQSHTLVQHIQRGWSFLNEEMNEFVDLLPAQQRLSTEHWYKGTADAVYQNLDIIRRYEAEYVVILAGDHIYKMDYSRMLIDHVEKGAQCTVACLPVPRSEASEFGVMKVDESDRIIEFLEKPADPPAMPGNPDMSLASMGIYIFNAAYLFQLLEEDMSTPGSSHDFGKDLIPKITAQQAAWAHPFTLSCVTSNPDLPPYWRDVGTLDAYWRANLDLASVTPELDMYDRAWPIRTHMEPLPPAKFVQDRSGSHGMTMNSLVSGGCIVSGSVVVHSVLFPRVRVNSFCTIDSTVLLPDVNVGRSCRLRRCIIDRACHIPEGMVIGENADEDSKRFYRSEGGIVLVTREMLSKL
- the glgX gene encoding glycogen debranching protein GlgX, producing the protein MTELTAGLAAPLGAHYDGEGINFTLYSSHAERVELCLFDGQQREVRLPLPARSGDIWHGYLPGGKPGQRYGYRVYGPFDPANGQRFNPNKLALDPAARAVEGPVADHPHLHGGYEQPDPHDSAELMPKCVVVDEQYDWQDDRPPATPWGQTVIYEAHVRGLTLLHPKIPPALRGSFAALGHPVMIAHFKRLGITALELLPVQQHTSEPRLQRLGLINYWGYNVLAPYAPDNRYASLSTDGTPLNELRDAVKALHKAGIEVILDVVFNHSAELDRDGPMLSLSGIDNQGYYWLTPEGDYVNDTGCGNTLRLDQPQGVAWVMDCLHFWVRECHIDGFRFDLGSVLGRTPGFDRDAPLFQAMLADDLLSRCKLIAEPWDVGPGGYQVGAFPGRFAEWNDHYRDDMRRFWLQNGVSLGQFARRFAASSDLYDQRGRAPYATVNMLTAHDGFTLQDVVSFNEKHNQLNGEGNRDGSDRNFSNNHGVEGLVADDAIVQRRRASQRAMLATLLLSQGTPMLLAGDEQGHSQQGNNNAYCQDNATTWLDWATADDALTDYVAALIALRRQIPALQQDRWWRQDDGSVQWLNAQGQPLDAQQWEQGELLMQILLSQRWLVLVNATPQTTEMRLPEGDWQVVAPFTQEDSRAVLPAWHQAARSVCVLVQK